In Daucus carota subsp. sativus chromosome 4, DH1 v3.0, whole genome shotgun sequence, one DNA window encodes the following:
- the LOC108218948 gene encoding QWRF motif-containing protein 2 isoform X1: MMVGTVTTPSRKVNSKIPAPQNPKRPPLLPSEADNNGVRRPKSREVSSRYLSSVSSSSTTTTSTTSSSNSSYSSSYSTNSTPRRFPSPMAPRNVMATPRSQSVERVRRVPTPRPVTPGGEISQAAKMLVNSKRSLSVSFQGDSALRSVSKVKESPVMGNLSSVRKGTPERRKVVPTPARDQREKQRWPGRLTNENMLSRSVDFTSERAKLGGSGSGSVVRALQKSMADDRFSKISAESKLKHLRMGESVDLGSSRSTEEVGDHSVSDGLSVSSGNESVQECEKRGQSGIVVPARVWQETASRIRRLPDQPGSPAGKNSGLRTVGLIPPMPPKLHGTKKLMIDSPSSSPRGVSASRGLSSPSRGAVRPASPSRNVARPASPSRNVARPASPSRNVARPASPSRNVARPASPSRNVASSNSSPMRGTSPSRVRNGVGSTTLTSNLSSTSSILSFAADARRGKVGENRIVDAHQLRLLYNQQLQWRYANARAEAAMGVKKGLAEKSLYNAWLTIARLRNSVKSKRNELQLLRQNLKTQSILKGQMLCLENWDLTEKDHTSSLCGAIEALESSTLRLPLVGGAKADIHNLEDAICSAVDVMQGMASSVCNLQTKQVEHVNLLASELASITSEERASLDQCRDLLSTLTAMQVKDCSLRTHVLQLKGAP, encoded by the exons ATGATGGTAGGTACAGTGACGACGCCTAGCCGGAAGGTTAATTCGAAGATTCCGGCGCCGCAGAACCCTAAGAGGCCGCCGTTACTACCGTCGGAGGCCGATAACAATGGAGTTCGCCGGCCGAAATCGCGAGAAGTGTCGTCTAGGTATCTCTCATCTGTTTCATCTTCTAGTACTACTACTACATCTACTACGTCGTCGTCTAATTCCTCGTATTCGTCTTCGTATTCGACAAATTCGACGCCGCGGCGATTTCCATCGCCGATGGCGCCGAGGAATGTGATGGCGACTCCGAGGTCGCAGTCGGTTGAGAGAGTGAGGCGAGTACCGACGCCGAGGCCTGTGACGCCTGGTGGAGAGATTTCGCAGGCGGCGAAGATGCTGGTGAATTCGAAACGGAGCTTGTCGGTGTCATTTCAAGGTGATTCGGCTTTGAGAAGTGTTAGTAAGGTGAAGGAAAGTCCGGTGATGGGGAATTTGAGTAGTGTGAGGAAAGGTACTCCGGAGAGGAGGAAGGTTGTGCCTACACCTGCGAGGGATCAGAGGGAGAAGCAGAGGTGGCCGGGGAGGCTGACGAATGAGAATATGCTGAGTAGGAGTGTGGATTTTACGAGTGAGAGGGCGAAATTGGGTGGATCTGGTAGTGGAAGTGTTGTTAGGGCTTTGCAGAAATCAATGGCAGATGACAGGTTTAGTAAAATTAGTGCGGAATCGAAATTGAAACATTTGCGAATGGGTGAGAGTGTTGATCTAGGCAGTAGTAGATCAACTGAGGAGGTGGGTGATCATAGTGTATCGGATGGTTTGAGTGTGTCTTCAGGAAATGAGAGTGTGCAGGAATGTGAGAAAAGAGGGCAAAGCGGGATAGTGGTACCTGCTAGGGTATGGCAGGAGACTGCTAGCCGTATCAGGCGGTTGCCTGATCAGCCAGGTTCCCCTGCAGGCAAGAATTCAGGATTGAGGACTGTGGGTTTGATACCTCCCATGCCTCCTAAGTTACATGGAACAAAGAAACTTATGATTGATAGTCCATCATCATCACCTAGAGGAGTATCTGCTAGCAGGGGATTATCATCTCCCTCTCGAGGGGCTGTCAGGCCTGCTTCCCCGAGCAGAAATGTGGCCAGGCCTGCTTCCCCGAGCAGAAATGTGGCCAGGCCTGCTTCCCCGAGCAGAAATGTGGCCAGGCCTGCTTCCCCGAGCAGAAATGTGGCCAGGCCTGCTTCCCCAAGCAGAAATGTGGCATCTTCTAACTCATCTCCAATGAGGGGGACAAGTCCATCTCGAGTAAGGAATGGTGTAGGAAGCACAACGTTGACTAGTAACTTGAGCTCGACCTCCTCAATTCTGAGCTTTGCTGCTGATGCACGAAGAGGGAAGGTGGGTGAAAATCGTATAGTTGATGCACACCAGTTAAGGCTCCTATACAACCAGCAACTACAGTGGCGGTATGCAAATGCTAGAGCTGAGGCTGCCATGGGGGTCAAGAAAGGATTAGCTGAG aAAAGCCTGTATAATGCGTGGTTGACAATTGCTAGACTGCGGAATTCTGTCAAATCCAAAAGAAATGAGTTACAACTGCTAAGGCAAAATCTGAAAACACAGTCCATCCTCAAGGGACAA ATGCTATGTTTGGAGAACTGGGATCTTACGGAGAAGGATCATACTAGTTCCCTCTGTGGGGCTATCGAGGCTCTAGAGTCCAGTACTCTCCGCCTTCCCCTTGTTGGTGGCGCAAAG GCAGATATTCACAATTTGGAAGATGCTATCTGTTCAGCAGTTGATGTAATGCAAGGGATGGCATCTTCAGTCTGCAACTTACAAACAAAG
- the LOC108218948 gene encoding QWRF motif-containing protein 2 isoform X2, which produces MMVGTVTTPSRKVNSKIPAPQNPKRPPLLPSEADNNGVRRPKSREVSSRYLSSVSSSSTTTTSTTSSSNSSYSSSYSTNSTPRRFPSPMAPRNVMATPRSQSVERVRRVPTPRPVTPGGEISQAAKMLVNSKRSLSVSFQGDSALRSVSKVKESPVMGNLSSVRKGTPERRKVVPTPARDQREKQRWPGRLTNENMLSRSVDFTSERAKLGGSGSGSVVRALQKSMADDRFSKISAESKLKHLRMGESVDLGSSRSTEEVGDHSVSDGLSVSSGNESVQECEKRGQSGIVVPARVWQETASRIRRLPDQPGSPAGKNSGLRTVGLIPPMPPKLHGTKKLMIDSPSSSPRGVSASRGLSSPSRGAVRPASPSRNVARPASPSRNVARPASPSRNVARPASPSRNVARPASPSRNVASSNSSPMRGTSPSRVRNGVGSTTLTSNLSSTSSILSFAADARRGKVGENRIVDAHQLRLLYNQQLQWRYANARAEAAMGVKKGLAEKSLYNAWLTIARLRNSVKSKRNELQLLRQNLKTQSILKGQMLCLENWDLTEKDHTSSLCGAIEALESSTLRLPLVGGAKADIHNLEDAICSAVDVMQGMASSVCNLQTKVEHVNLLASELASITSEERASLDQCRDLLSTLTAMQVKDCSLRTHVLQLKGAP; this is translated from the exons ATGATGGTAGGTACAGTGACGACGCCTAGCCGGAAGGTTAATTCGAAGATTCCGGCGCCGCAGAACCCTAAGAGGCCGCCGTTACTACCGTCGGAGGCCGATAACAATGGAGTTCGCCGGCCGAAATCGCGAGAAGTGTCGTCTAGGTATCTCTCATCTGTTTCATCTTCTAGTACTACTACTACATCTACTACGTCGTCGTCTAATTCCTCGTATTCGTCTTCGTATTCGACAAATTCGACGCCGCGGCGATTTCCATCGCCGATGGCGCCGAGGAATGTGATGGCGACTCCGAGGTCGCAGTCGGTTGAGAGAGTGAGGCGAGTACCGACGCCGAGGCCTGTGACGCCTGGTGGAGAGATTTCGCAGGCGGCGAAGATGCTGGTGAATTCGAAACGGAGCTTGTCGGTGTCATTTCAAGGTGATTCGGCTTTGAGAAGTGTTAGTAAGGTGAAGGAAAGTCCGGTGATGGGGAATTTGAGTAGTGTGAGGAAAGGTACTCCGGAGAGGAGGAAGGTTGTGCCTACACCTGCGAGGGATCAGAGGGAGAAGCAGAGGTGGCCGGGGAGGCTGACGAATGAGAATATGCTGAGTAGGAGTGTGGATTTTACGAGTGAGAGGGCGAAATTGGGTGGATCTGGTAGTGGAAGTGTTGTTAGGGCTTTGCAGAAATCAATGGCAGATGACAGGTTTAGTAAAATTAGTGCGGAATCGAAATTGAAACATTTGCGAATGGGTGAGAGTGTTGATCTAGGCAGTAGTAGATCAACTGAGGAGGTGGGTGATCATAGTGTATCGGATGGTTTGAGTGTGTCTTCAGGAAATGAGAGTGTGCAGGAATGTGAGAAAAGAGGGCAAAGCGGGATAGTGGTACCTGCTAGGGTATGGCAGGAGACTGCTAGCCGTATCAGGCGGTTGCCTGATCAGCCAGGTTCCCCTGCAGGCAAGAATTCAGGATTGAGGACTGTGGGTTTGATACCTCCCATGCCTCCTAAGTTACATGGAACAAAGAAACTTATGATTGATAGTCCATCATCATCACCTAGAGGAGTATCTGCTAGCAGGGGATTATCATCTCCCTCTCGAGGGGCTGTCAGGCCTGCTTCCCCGAGCAGAAATGTGGCCAGGCCTGCTTCCCCGAGCAGAAATGTGGCCAGGCCTGCTTCCCCGAGCAGAAATGTGGCCAGGCCTGCTTCCCCGAGCAGAAATGTGGCCAGGCCTGCTTCCCCAAGCAGAAATGTGGCATCTTCTAACTCATCTCCAATGAGGGGGACAAGTCCATCTCGAGTAAGGAATGGTGTAGGAAGCACAACGTTGACTAGTAACTTGAGCTCGACCTCCTCAATTCTGAGCTTTGCTGCTGATGCACGAAGAGGGAAGGTGGGTGAAAATCGTATAGTTGATGCACACCAGTTAAGGCTCCTATACAACCAGCAACTACAGTGGCGGTATGCAAATGCTAGAGCTGAGGCTGCCATGGGGGTCAAGAAAGGATTAGCTGAG aAAAGCCTGTATAATGCGTGGTTGACAATTGCTAGACTGCGGAATTCTGTCAAATCCAAAAGAAATGAGTTACAACTGCTAAGGCAAAATCTGAAAACACAGTCCATCCTCAAGGGACAA ATGCTATGTTTGGAGAACTGGGATCTTACGGAGAAGGATCATACTAGTTCCCTCTGTGGGGCTATCGAGGCTCTAGAGTCCAGTACTCTCCGCCTTCCCCTTGTTGGTGGCGCAAAG GCAGATATTCACAATTTGGAAGATGCTATCTGTTCAGCAGTTGATGTAATGCAAGGGATGGCATCTTCAGTCTGCAACTTACAAACAAAG